CAGCCGGTGATGGTCGAGCAGCCCAGCGAAGAAGAGACGATCGAGATCCTGCGCGGGATCAAGAGCCGCTACGAGGATTTCCACCAGCTGCAGATCTCCGACGACGCGATCAAGGCCGCCGCGCACCTCTCGGCGCGCTATGTGCCCGACCGCTTCCTGCCCGATAAGGCGATCGACCTGATCGACGAGGCCGCCGCGCGCGTGCGCATGACCCGCTCGGCCACACCGCCCTCGCTGCGCGACGCGCTACGCGGGCTCGAGGCCATTCGCAAGGAGATGGAGGCAGCGATCGAAGATCAGCAGATCGACCTGGCCACCGACCTGCGCGATAAAGAGAAACGCATGGAGGGCCGCATCGCCAAGATCGAGAGCGATATGGGCATCAACAGCGATGCGCAAGCCTCCGAGCGGCCCTATGTCACCGAGGAAGATATCGCCGAGGTGATCGGCATGTGGACGGGTATTCCAGTCAAGCGCCTGCAGGGCGACGAGACCACGCGCCTGCTTCAGATGGAAGAGTACCTGCACAACCGCGTGGTCGGCCAGCAAGAGGCGATCGTCACAATCGCCAAAGCGGTGCGGCGCGCGCGCGCGGGCCTGAAAGATCCCAAGCGGCCGATCGGCTCATTCATCTTCCTGGGGCCAACCGGCGTGGGCAAGACTGAGCTGGCCAAGACGCTGGCCGAGTTCATGTTCGGCTCGGAAGATCACCTGATCAAGATCGACATGTCGGAATTCCAGGAGCGCCACACCACCTCGCGGCTGGTCGGCTCGCCACCTGGCTACGTCGGCTATGGCGAGGGCGGGCAGCTCACCGACGCGGTGCGGCGCAAACCCTATAGCGTGGTGCTGTTCGACGAGATCGAGAAAGCCCACCCCGACGCGTTCAACCTGTTGCTGCAGGTGCTCGAAGATGGGCAGCTGACCGACGGCAAGGGCCGGCGGGTCGATTTCCGCAATACGATCATCATCATGACCTCGAACGTCGGCACCGAGCACATCCGGCGCGCCTCGCGCATCGGCTTCTCGGGCTATGCCAGCGGCAGCGAGCTCGATAACGCCGACGTGCGCAAGAAGGTCGACGACGCACTCAAGCAGCTGTTCCGGCCCGAGTTCCTCAACCGGATCGACGCGACGATTATCTTCCACGCGCTAACGAACGAGGAGATCCACCAGATCACCTCGCTGATGCTCAAGCGTGTGCAAGAGCAGCTCAAAGACCACAGCCTGTCGCTCGAGCTGCGGCCCGACGCGATCGACCTGCTGGCCAAGCGCGGCTACGACCCGGCCTTCGGCGCGCGGCCGCTGCGCCGGATCATCACCAACCTGATCGAAGATCCACTGTCGGAAGGCGTGCTCGAAGGGCGCTTCCAGCCCGGCGACACCGTGCTGATCGACACGACCACGGTTGAGGGCGGCGAGACCTACCTGCGCCTACGGCCGGCCCGCGAGGTCAAGGCCGAGATCGAAGAGGAAGAGGGCGCAATCGCCTAGCGCGACGGCCTGCTGCACAGGCGTGGGGCTGCGAGTGTATGCTCGCAGCCCCTCTTTGTGTGCCGAGCCGGTGATCAGCAGGCGGGGCGCGGGCGCCCGCTCGCAGCGTGCATGGCCCGCGTGGTATAATTGGCACGGGTTGCGCGGTGGCGCGTGTTGCGGCAGCTCGGTACTTTCCCTTGTTTGTGCATACCGGCACGCTCTGCCGCAGGCAAACCCGCCGACTGCGTACCTCCTGTAATTGAGCATATCGTTACGCCACATCGCACGGCTCGTGCAGCGGAGCATCGACACGATTGGCCAAAACACGCACAATCTATATCTGCCAGCAGTGCGGCTCGCAGCAAACGCGCTGGATGGGCAAGTGCCCCGACTGCGACACCTGGGACAGCCTGGTCGAGCAGGTCGAACGCAAAGAGCCGGCCGGCGGCCGCGGGCGCGGGCCAACTGGCCCGACCGGCGCCAACACGCCGGTGCCGCTGCGCGCCGTGCCGACCGGCGGCTTCGAGCGGCTGCCGGTACTGGGCGACGAGTTCGCGCGCGTGCTGGGCGGCGGCATGGTGCCTGGTAGCCTGGTGCTGATCGGCGGCGATCCCGGCATCGGCAAATCGACCCTGCTGACCGAAGCAGCCGCCCAGTTTGCCGAGCAGATCGGCCCGGCGCTGTATGTCTCGGCCGAAGAGTCGATCCAGCAGATCCGGCTGCGCGCGACGCGCATGGGCCTCAACCCCGAGCAGTTGCTGGTATATTCCGAGACCAGCCTCGACGCGATCCTCGAGCAGATCGACCAGATTCGCCCGCGCCTGGTGGTGGTCGACTCGATCCAGACGGTGTACCTGGAGGATCTGACCTCGGCGGCAGGTAGCGTCAGCCAGGTGCGCGAGGGCGCGCTGCGGCTGCTGCGGCTGGCGAAAAACACCGGCATCCCCATGTTCCTGGTTGGGCATGTGACCAAAGAGGGCGCAATCGCCGGGCCGCGCGTGCTCGAACATATCGTCGATGCAGTGCTCTACCTGGAGGGCGATCGCTTCCACCAGTACCGGCTGCTGCGCGGCGTGAAGAATCGCTTCGGCTCGACCGACGAGGTCGGCGTGTTCGAGATGACCCAGGCCGGCATGCGCGAGGTGCCGAACCCTTCGCAGGTGTTCCTGGCCGAGCGCAGCGCCGGCACGCCTGGCTCGGCTGTGGCGGTGACGATGGAAGGCACGCGCCCACTGCTGGTTGAGGTGCAGGCCCTCACCGCCAACACCGGCAGCGCCCAGCCGCGCCGCACCGCCAACGGCTTCGACATGAACCGCCTGCTCATGCTGATCGCCGTGCTCAGCAAACGCGTCGGCTTGCCGCTGTTCAACCAGGATATTTATGTCAACATCGTCGGTGGGCTGCGCATCACCGAGCCGGCTGCCGACCTGGCGGTGGCCGTGGCGATCGCGTCGTCGTACCGCAACCAGCGTGTACGCAGCGACCTCGTGCTGGTGGGCGAGGTCGGCCTCTCGGGCGAGCTGCGTAGCACCAGCCAGCTCGACCGGCGGCTGGGCGAGGCGGCCAAGCTGGGCTTCAAGCGCTCGCTGTACCCACGCACCAGCGCACCGCCGAAAGTCGAGGGCATGAGCCTGGCCGAGGTGCGCTCGGTGGCCGATGCGGTCGATCTCGCGCTTGAGCGCGGTGGTGGCGACCAGCCCGCAGCAGAAATAGCCTGAAGGCGGTTCTTTTTGGCTTGGCGTACGGTATTGTAGATATCAGCCCGCCTGGAGCGATCGTCGGCGCGCGGCAGCTGAGTATTGATCGGGGCAGTAATGAATGTCAGCCTCAACTTCCTGGTTCGCATCCTGGGTATGAGCCTGCTGGCATACATTGGCCACGGCGTTGGCAAAGCGCTATCGAGCCCGACCCCGGCCGAAAACGAACAGCTGGCCACGCAACTGCTCACGCTGGCCGGCGCGGGCCTGGGCTTGCTCACCACGCACCGCTGGACGATCGATCCGCTGCATCGCGGCCTGCGCTATATCAAGAGCATCTCGATCAACGAGCTGACGGCGATGCTGTTCGGGGCCTTGCTGGGCCTGCTGTTCGCGCTGCTGCTCTCGGTGCCGCTGGCCCAGCTGCCGCGGCCGTTCGGCCAGTTCCTACCAATCGGCGCCGCGCTGTCACTGGCCTACCTCGGCGCCACGCTCTTCTCGGCGCGCAAGAAAGATATCGGTGCCCTGCTGCGCGCGACGCGCACGCCCGCGCTGGTGTTGCCCCAGCAGCTGCTCGAGCGCGTGCAGACGCCAAACCGCTATATTCTCGACACCTCGGCGATCATCGACGGCCGGATCGCACAGGTCGGCAAGACCGGCTTCATCGACGGCGCGATCATTGTGCCGAACTTCGTGCTGAACGAGCTGCAGTCGCTGGCCGACTCGGCCGACGATCTGCGGCGCGCCAAGGGCCGGCGCGGACTCGACATTCTGAATACTATGCAGAAAGATGCCACCCCACCGATCGAGGTGGTCGAGGTCGATGTCGCTGGCGCGCAACAGGTCGACGACAAACTGATCATTCTGGCACGCCAGTATCGCTGCCCGGTGATCACCAACGACCACAACCTCGGGCGGGTAGCCGAGCTGCAGGGCGTCAAAGTGCTGAGCCTCAACCAGCTCTCCGACGCGGTGCGCCCGCCGGTGGTGCCGGGGCAAGAGCTGCGCGTGCTGATCCGCGACAGCGGGCGCGAGCGCGAGCAGGGGATTTCGTTTCTGCACGACGGCACGATGATCGTGGTCGAAGACGCACGCCGCCTGATCGGCCAGGAGATCACCGCAGTTGTCACGCGTGTGCATCAGACGCAGACCGGGCGGATTGTGTTTGCACACCTGAATAACGGCAAATAGCTGCGGAGTATTCTGCCCAGGCAACGTAGAAGCATACAGGTCGAATCATATGCGGGCCGTGCTACAACGCGTGACCGAGGCGTCAGTCACAGTCGAGGGCCAGGTTGTGGGCCAGATTGGGCACGGCCTGCTGATCTTGCTCGGCATTGGTGCTGGCGACGACGCGGCCACGGCGGCGCAGCTGGCCGAGAAGATCGCGAACCTGCGCATCTTCGCCGACGCGCAGGGCCGCTTCAACCGCTCGGCGATCGAGGCCGGCGCGGCCGCGCTGGTTGTGTCGCAGTTTACGCTCTACGCCGATACACGGCGCGGGCGGCGGCCAGGCTTCAGCGCTGCCGCCGCGCCCGAGCTGGCCGCGCCGCTAGTCGATGCGTTCGCAGCCGCATTGCACGCGCACGGGCTAGAGATCGCGCAGGGCATGTTTGGCAGGCATATGGCAGTCGCGCTGGTGAACGACGGGCCAGTCACAATCATCCTCGATAGCTCGACCCTTCGCGAGCCAGGCGCGGCGCAGTAGCCACGATGAATCACGATCAGCGTACCGAAATCTTGCGCGGGCTGGCCGAGGCCGCCATGCGCCGGCGCATGGCCACCCCGGCGCGCCTGCTGCTCGATATCATCGCGCCAGTGGGCTTCCTGGCCGGGCAGGCTGCGCTATTCATCCGGCCGCTCGTCCCGCGCGGGCGCTGGCACACCTACCTGACTGCACTAAGCGACGAGCAGGGCTGGCAAGTACTACACCAGCTCATAGATCAGCAAGACTGTTGACAAACGATCTCTTTTGGTTTAGACTTCAAGCCATACAAGGCTTGCCGCTGTAAAGAATTGTAGCGGAGTCCGACGGTGATACTACCTCCAATAACGTTGTTACTGCTAATCGTCGTACTGCTGGTTGTTATTCTGACATTCTCGCACCATGCCCGCGCGGTGGCCGGCAAGCGGCCATTCAACCGGCGGGCGCTGCCGGCACTCGATCCGATCTGGCAGGCATTGGCGCGTGGCGCCGAGACCGGCCGCGCGATCCACCTCTCGCCGGGCAGCGGATCGATCGGCGCACGCGGCTCGACCGTCGAGACGGTCGCCGGGCTGCTGGCAGCCGAGCGGGTGGCCAGTGAGGCCGCGCTCAACGGCGCCCCGCTGCTCACCAGCAGCGGCGACGCAGTGGCGCACCTCGCACTGCGCGGCACACTGCGGCAAGCCTACCAGCGCGCCGGGCTCGGGCAAGACTACGATCCGGTCAATGTGCAGCTGCTGGCGCATCAAGACCCAATGGCCTATGCCTCGGGGATGACCACGCTATACGGCCGGCAGAAACTCGAGGCCAGCCAGCTGATCGGTAGCTTTGGCCAGGAAGTGCTGCTCGCCAGCGAGAACGGCGCGCAGCAGGGCGTGCCGCAGGTAGGCGGCGCCACCACCACCACCGCACTTCCACTGCTGTACCTGACCACCGACGCGACCTTGATCGGCGAAGAGATCTACGCCGCCGAGGCATATCTTTCGCGCTCGCCCGCGCCCCAGGCCCGCCTGATGACGATCGACACATTGCGCACTGTGATCATCCTTGCGATTGTCGTGCTGCTGGTCATCGCCGCAAGCGGAATTCAGATCG
The sequence above is drawn from the Candidatus Kouleothrix ribensis genome and encodes:
- a CDS encoding ATP-dependent Clp protease ATP-binding subunit, translating into MSERAFDKFTKRAKQVLQIATEEARAFNHPYIGTEHILLGLIKEGEGVAARVLDDLGVKLSQARHAVEFIVGMGEGPPREGQDLTARAKKVIAYAVDEAKRLNHHYIGTEHLLLGLVRNGEGVATGVLDIMGVSLEQVRTQVMRVLRQGTSAGMERAPAGAPAAAPPASQAQRQSKTPYLDALGADLTEMAEAGRLDPVVGRQHEIERVIQILSRRTKNNPALIGEPGVGKTAIVEGLAQRIVSGEVPDSIKGKRVVTLDMGALVAGTKYRGQFEERLKRVVDEIKETRCILFIDEFHTIIGAGGAEGTLDAANILKPALSRGELQTIGATTLDEYRKYIERDAALERRFQPVMVEQPSEEETIEILRGIKSRYEDFHQLQISDDAIKAAAHLSARYVPDRFLPDKAIDLIDEAAARVRMTRSATPPSLRDALRGLEAIRKEMEAAIEDQQIDLATDLRDKEKRMEGRIAKIESDMGINSDAQASERPYVTEEDIAEVIGMWTGIPVKRLQGDETTRLLQMEEYLHNRVVGQQEAIVTIAKAVRRARAGLKDPKRPIGSFIFLGPTGVGKTELAKTLAEFMFGSEDHLIKIDMSEFQERHTTSRLVGSPPGYVGYGEGGQLTDAVRRKPYSVVLFDEIEKAHPDAFNLLLQVLEDGQLTDGKGRRVDFRNTIIIMTSNVGTEHIRRASRIGFSGYASGSELDNADVRKKVDDALKQLFRPEFLNRIDATIIFHALTNEEIHQITSLMLKRVQEQLKDHSLSLELRPDAIDLLAKRGYDPAFGARPLRRIITNLIEDPLSEGVLEGRFQPGDTVLIDTTTVEGGETYLRLRPAREVKAEIEEEEGAIA
- the radA gene encoding DNA repair protein RadA, which translates into the protein MAKTRTIYICQQCGSQQTRWMGKCPDCDTWDSLVEQVERKEPAGGRGRGPTGPTGANTPVPLRAVPTGGFERLPVLGDEFARVLGGGMVPGSLVLIGGDPGIGKSTLLTEAAAQFAEQIGPALYVSAEESIQQIRLRATRMGLNPEQLLVYSETSLDAILEQIDQIRPRLVVVDSIQTVYLEDLTSAAGSVSQVREGALRLLRLAKNTGIPMFLVGHVTKEGAIAGPRVLEHIVDAVLYLEGDRFHQYRLLRGVKNRFGSTDEVGVFEMTQAGMREVPNPSQVFLAERSAGTPGSAVAVTMEGTRPLLVEVQALTANTGSAQPRRTANGFDMNRLLMLIAVLSKRVGLPLFNQDIYVNIVGGLRITEPAADLAVAVAIASSYRNQRVRSDLVLVGEVGLSGELRSTSQLDRRLGEAAKLGFKRSLYPRTSAPPKVEGMSLAEVRSVADAVDLALERGGGDQPAAEIA
- a CDS encoding twitching motility protein PilT; this encodes MNVSLNFLVRILGMSLLAYIGHGVGKALSSPTPAENEQLATQLLTLAGAGLGLLTTHRWTIDPLHRGLRYIKSISINELTAMLFGALLGLLFALLLSVPLAQLPRPFGQFLPIGAALSLAYLGATLFSARKKDIGALLRATRTPALVLPQQLLERVQTPNRYILDTSAIIDGRIAQVGKTGFIDGAIIVPNFVLNELQSLADSADDLRRAKGRRGLDILNTMQKDATPPIEVVEVDVAGAQQVDDKLIILARQYRCPVITNDHNLGRVAELQGVKVLSLNQLSDAVRPPVVPGQELRVLIRDSGREREQGISFLHDGTMIVVEDARRLIGQEITAVVTRVHQTQTGRIVFAHLNNGK
- a CDS encoding D-tyrosyl-tRNA(Tyr) deacylase, which gives rise to MRAVLQRVTEASVTVEGQVVGQIGHGLLILLGIGAGDDAATAAQLAEKIANLRIFADAQGRFNRSAIEAGAAALVVSQFTLYADTRRGRRPGFSAAAAPELAAPLVDAFAAALHAHGLEIAQGMFGRHMAVALVNDGPVTIILDSSTLREPGAAQ